The genomic window ttgtttaaaataacgaaACTGAAAGGACTACGTTCTCTTAatggacataatataatgtaagtattattgcaattacctacatatatatatatttatttacaaatcaagataataaattatagctattgcaatgtatattttaagttattacacactaaataaatatataagttttatgtaattacatcaatttttatatttttatagttgtatataaattcGGACAATGCAATAATTGCATTATATCAGTTAAAAATGTGGTTTAACATGAAAAGTCGACAATTAGCAGTAGATTTTTTTACGCATTACATCATAGACAACTAAGTGCTAGGAGTGTATTATAACCGGCCATatcgtgtttttattttttaattgcgtGTAATCTATACAGAAACTAATATTAAGCTGcagtgtaaaatgtaatacatgttGCAGAGGGTAGGTCACTTGTCACGCGTTCACCCTCTGGTTTTTCAAGCCCTTTAGTCATTTTATTCAGCTAAAAACCTGAAGAAGTAAGAACTACACActtacacaaacacacacacacacacatatatatatattatatattatattatgtttacgcCGGGTTTACCACGCAACTAGGTCATTTTCACACGAATGGCCGTGAGTCATGACCTACAGAACTTCTAGCCTACGGCATACAACGTATTCCACGcgataatctaataatataatgaatgaaaacaattttgatttttaaacggTCAAATAAACCGCACCAATAtcaagttaggttaggttgtaTAACACATATTAGGTACTTTGTAAAATTCGGAACGACACGACAACAACCATATTTACATCAtacaaataagataaaaaataataattattattattctcatgGTTATACTTATGTGTAAAGTATTAACCAATATGCGTTGTTCGGTGTGAGCTGTAGTGTCTTTATAAAAGTACCTACAGCTATTCCATGATTTATATGTTGAATACGCACTATATAGTAGCCTACACTTTAGTTTATTTGTACAATCtattgcaatatattttagaaaagagTCAAAAACTTCATACGACTAATATTACAAGATTTGATAAACACCACTTGTATATTGAatacatgatatataatattatagtcttgatatataacattgtacaataatatatcctaATTTAGTCAAGTTTGCGCTTTTCTGcagttatcatatattttcgaGAAATAATCACTGGTCGAAGTACAGCTATATGTGCGGGGCCTCGAGTGAACCACTCAAACCTTATACAATCGGAGGAGTTTTCAATGACGCCGTACAACAGACTCCGGACCGAGAGTTCCTGGTTAGCCGCCACGAAAACAAACGATTCACGTTCGCCGCCATAAACTCCGAGGTCAGTAAAACCTTAATAATAAGATGTATATGATTCGTTTCATCGAAAGCGACAGTTtgtcctatatattattatctatatacccgttatgtacattatgtacaattaGCACACGCAacacgcaaaaaaaaatacgtatacctactcgaatatattgtaaacgagcatgttaattaatttacattattattattattattatttttccaggTGGATAAGCTGTGCAGGAGTTTTAATGCCATTGGCCTTAAGCACGGGGACCGAGTCGGAATATGGATGCCCAATCGGGCATTTTACTATACGGCGATTATCGCTACAGCCCGCCTGGGACTGATCTtggtatttatacaaaataaaaaataaaaatttgtaatattaattattattaacattcgaaaattgtttttcggTAAAACATCACGTTTGTGATGACTTTTTCTCTGTCGAGTACTGCTATAATgtcttaatgtatattattgtatatttttaatttcgtataaattaattgttgttatCATTCAACACAAAaacatagtatttaaaaaaaattatgcatttttttttgtttaccgtTTAGGATTTTTACGTGTTATGCTAAGTCGtagacacaataatattattctatgatGTTttctatgatatatttatacgtatttgtTAGTTTAATGTACAGCCGTACAGGCATATCGTATGTATACAATTCAACGTAATGAGGTTATagatctttatttatttaaaaacaaataaataaatgtacatgCAATTTACATTCTGACGATATAATACCAATAGTTATGATGtcggtttaaatgtttaatctaTGTGGTATTATTGGCTTAAGTAccaatttatgattattttttttttttttaatttccattaaattgtattaactcTACttgtatgtactatgtaggtacctaaatttattatttaaaactattttaaagatttatataatattaattaataataaataaaattgattaattaaatatataaaaaaatgtaaataaattaatattatttatacactaaTACACTCGTCGTTCACTTATCGTATTAACagtgtattagtattattaattattataaataattaaataattatttttattacatttgaaaactgtattatattataattctcatAACAGTGTAATTATATTCGATAAAAAgttgatgatattttattacttatgagttatggTTAACTGGTTAACaacttaacataattttgtttatgatGATTTCAGGTAAACATAAATCCAGCGTATCAAAGTGACGAACTAAAACACAGTTTAACGCTGGCTGAAGTTAAGTGTCTGATAATCATAGAAAAGTTCAAGACTCAAAATTATCCTGAAATATTGGAGAAGGTCGATCCGGAAATTTGGAAGCGACCTCCCAATACGCCAGTTAAGTCGAAAACCTTACCCATGCTGAAATCGGTTATTTTTGATTctgaaaatagttttaagttagtatttacataatataatattattatgttgttctacatttattttgatattttttttcaataactgcagtaatttatagtagtataactaatattatagcggtgcctataatttacaaacattcCTGGACATGGGTTTCAATACAGattatagtatacctaaaatTCAACCAGACGAAGGATGTAATATTCAGTTTACTTCAGTGAgtaagaaatgaaaaaaataggtttttattatattacactacaatattgattttatgtatataatataacttgtaacgattttattaatttacgaaTTTCGAGAAAATATTAGGACTTTTACAATCAAACTTTCCTTTCAGTTGTGTTTGAAGTGAAAATTTTTAGGGCAATGAGcgaaggttttttttttaacaatctaCACGTTATAGTTTAACAtcaatatattctaataatagacATTAgtcttaaaatgttataaaatatcaaattcaatttatagttttaatagtcatgcataattatacatataattaatataattaattataaatagtttttattagcattGCATTACAGCgtgcattttgaatttttaggtaggtataaatcataaaccaaatattactgtaataaattataaaataacactgtCTGTGAAAAGTTTGTgtaattaaatgcatttaaaaatgtatctatacaattatttatagggCACCACTGGTAAGCCAAAAGCAGCATTATTGAATCATTTTGGACTAATTAACAACGCTTACTTTATCATGAAGCGTTTAGGGATCTACGATGATAACAACAAAGTAATTATTAgagatattttttcatagattTTTGTTGTGatcataatgttattacttactatttgatgctatacgtatattttatacgtttagGGAAAGTTACATAAATTCTGCTGTCCAATGCCATTATTTCATGCTTTTGCTTTATCCATTGCTGTCGTTGCACCTATGGTTACCAAATCAACAGTTTATTTACCGTCAGCTCATTTTGATTCGAAAGCGACGGTTGACGTTATTACAAAAGACAAgtaagtttatacatttatatcaaagtttataatttttatgatgatgattccaatttaaaatacagaagactaaacaaaataaagtgttaaatgtatattattataatatatgtgtaaagtATAAATGCGAAGATATTTGACATTTGTACAAAACattatctgaaaaaaataaaataaagaataaataatgtattaaatatatcagtataaataactatataatacttattacaaatgtgttattattttagatgtaCACTTATATTTGGTACGCCGACGATATACTTTGACTCTATGTCCGCTTTCGAAAAACTTCCTCCAGAACAACAAGATAACGACCTTAAAATCGCTATAACCGGTGGCGCCACTTGTTCTCCAAATTTGATGaacaaatttaagaatatgttCCCACGCGCtaaattattggtatattttttttaaattgattagaataactttttttatttttaatttgttgtgaCAATTTAGTATCTATAACTTAAATAGTAGGtatggttaatattataattataatttttgaattctttaacaattttagtCTTTGTTCGGGATGACAGAAACCAGTCCCTGTTCGTTTCTAAAT from Aphis gossypii isolate Hap1 chromosome 1, ASM2018417v2, whole genome shotgun sequence includes these protein-coding regions:
- the LOC114130064 gene encoding medium-chain acyl-CoA ligase ACSF2, mitochondrial-like gives rise to the protein MTNNLLFKITKLKGLRSLNGHNIIYHIFSRNNHWSKYSYMCGASSEPLKPYTIGGVFNDAVQQTPDREFLVSRHENKRFTFAAINSEVDKLCRSFNAIGLKHGDRVGIWMPNRAFYYTAIIATARLGLILVNINPAYQSDELKHSLTLAEVKCLIIIEKFKTQNYPEILEKVDPEIWKRPPNTPVKSKTLPMLKSVIFDSENSFNGAYNLQTFLDMGFNTDYSIPKIQPDEGCNIQFTSGTTGKPKAALLNHFGLINNAYFIMKRLGIYDDNNKGKLHKFCCPMPLFHAFALSIAVVAPMVTKSTVYLPSAHFDSKATVDVITKDKCTLIFGTPTIYFDSMSAFEKLPPEQQDNDLKIAITGGATCSPNLMNKFKNMFPRAKLLSLFGMTETSPCSFLNFINDSNERIMSTMGFIQDHVEAKVVDTNGDMVPFGTPGELLIRGYLKMNGYFNDEEKTKETIDSNGWLHTGDQFVLYEDGYGNHVGRLKEMIIRGGENLFPKEIEYFLESHPLIAQIQVYGVPDQRMGEEVCASVIVKEGASVTEADIKAYCKGKIAHFKIPKYIFIEKDGFPMTASGKVQKFRLREMAMQRISSLS